The sequence GTCCAAGAGCGTGAGCTCCTTCTTGCCATGGATTGCAGCGGATTCGGAAGTAATGGAAGTGGTGGTTTCCACCAATTTTATTTTGAGGAACTTCTCGAGCTTGCGCGCGAGCGGGAGGCTCGGGAGCGTGGTCTGGCGCTCCACGTGCTCCAGGTAGTTCGCTTTTTCAGCTATCTTCATCCCTAGTTCCTCTAAGCTGAGCCCGAGCTTCATGCGCGCTGCGCGGATTATTTTCCCGTAATCGTCTACTATCTCTTCCTCGCTGCGGGGCCGCTGCTGGACCGCGGTGGGAATCGGCGAGTCAGAATCGAAGAAATACAGCACTTTCCCGCCGCGGGAGCAGCCCTGGCAGGAATTCATCTTGGCACCCTCCAGGTAAACAAGGCACACCGCCTCCCTTTTTCCGCATATCTCGCATTCCATGTGCTCACCGCGCCGCGCAGGCCAACATAACCAGTATAATTATATAAAGCTCCTCATCCTTTTATCCCTTATGTTTGATTTGGTTATTATATTCGCTATCGGCGTCGGGCTCCTCGCGGCCATAGTGGGGCTGCAGATGCACGTGGTCCTCAAATTCCTGATTGCGATTGTCGCGATGTTCACCATAAGCAAGATTCTGTCCAAGAGGCTCGGAATCAAAGACGATTTGGGCATGTTGATGATAAAGAGCCAGGCAGGGGTGGAGCTGATAAGGAAGGCCGCGGGAAGGGAATGGCTGTGGAAGCTGTTCGCCGACCTCGGGACCGTGATTGCGTACGGGGCGCTCTCCTACTTCATAATCAAGAGGCCGCCCAAGGAAAGGGCGGCTGTGCTTTTCGCTGGACTGGTGTTCGTGAGCGCTATTTCCATTTTTGTAGCGCCTA is a genomic window of Candidatus Micrarchaeia archaeon containing:
- a CDS encoding multiprotein-bridging factor 1 family protein; amino-acid sequence: MECEICGKREAVCLVYLEGAKMNSCQGCSRGGKVLYFFDSDSPIPTAVQQRPRSEEEIVDDYGKIIRAARMKLGLSLEELGMKIAEKANYLEHVERQTTLPSLPLARKLEKFLKIKLVETTTSITSESAAIHGKKELTLLDMAEMDSMEKKAKK